A window of the Dictyostelium discoideum AX4 chromosome 4 chromosome, whole genome shotgun sequence genome harbors these coding sequences:
- the rsmA gene encoding small GTPase, with amino-acid sequence MGNTSSSNYDCNQQSKNNKKNNKISKKNKNCSNTINNNNSISNCKKEEPKKNYKLITLGSSGVGKTSISFRFVSNIFVTEYDPTVEDAYKKDYVFDGKELKLELIDTAGQEEYSSGLHDKAIRSCDGFILVFSITSRESFQKIKDLREKILWVKDKDRVPMVIVGNKSDMEKDRRVSKSEARSLAEEFECRYIETSAKTSENIELLFNTILGQVVEKKK; translated from the coding sequence atgggtaatacatcatcatcaaattatGATTGTAATCaacaatctaaaaataataaaaaaaataataaaatttcaaaaaagaataaaaattgttcaaatacaataaataataataatagcatttcaaattgtaaaaaagaagaaccaaagaaaaattataaattaattacatTAGGATCATCAGGTGTTGGTAAAACATCGATTAGTTTTAGATTCGTTTCAAATATATTTGTAACTGAATATGATCCAACAGTTGAGGATGCctataaaaaagattatgtTTTCGAtggtaaagaattaaaattggaaCTTATAGATACTGCTGGTCAAGAAGAGTATAGTAGTGGTCTTCATGATAAAGCAATTCGTAGCTGTGATGGTTTTATCCTTGTTTTCAGTATTACAAGTCGTGAAAGCTTCCAAAAGATTAAAGATTTAAGAGAAAAAATCCTTTGGgttaaagataaagatagaGTACCAATGGTTATCGTTGGTAATAAATCTGATATGGAAAAAGATAGAAGAGTTTCAAAAAGTGAAGCTCGTTCATTAGCTGAAGAATTTGAATGTAGATACATTGAAACTTCTGCAAAAACTTCTGAAAAtatagaattattatttaatacaatTCTTGGTCAAGttgttgaaaaaaagaaataa
- the prp40 gene encoding FF domain-containing protein, with protein sequence MSSDWVEAIADGKKFYYHKVTRVSVWEIPEDLKSPAPSSNDSNSNNQPVIIGDWKEYKTDKGQKYYYNTISGVRQWDAPPEFQQKLASTTTSTSTSSPQLSSSGSTTITTPIQPITTSATPQQPQQVNSNNNSNNNNNNKDLKESKDSNINTNNLDTQQQQQQQQQQQQQQQQQQNKEDPIQTFKNLLTDNSISSICTFEKALKSIANDERYQVLKTMSERKQVFLDYQVDRKKVEQEEKRKKEKKAKEDFIQLLRDSKEVTPLMSWRRASLYFESEPRWEAIESERERESLLHDHIQELEQQEKNQLMSIKKEQMKILRQKLELDPSITVFTQWRKVRDQFENDDVFQVLDKFDFLTVFENFIRDLEKKLDDQKRLEKEKLKKDSRKDRDNFRELLNEKFKNGELHALTKWKIFKLNNENHQSFINLSQKSIGSTPLELFSDFKDELEIKYENDYKKLKEILKETNFKYSPESTTLESLKSEFSKHSNYNLIQEFNFLPYLEYLKYKEESREKNLAKKKKKRISQFKILLTETKVINKSSQWSDIQPIIESKKEYIDLGDDQERLRIFKDYIEFLVQNALDEEEDGNEEGELVLSPKKPSNDQSSSKKRRSYIDNLDDEDRYGTGSGSGSGSGGGSGGSSSGGGSGRDSRDSRDRDRGSDRGDRRDDRDRGRSSHKKEKR encoded by the exons atgtcaaGTGATTGGGTAGAAGCGATTGCAGATggtaaaaagttttattatcataaaGTTACAAGAGTCAGTGTTTGGGAAATACCAGaagatttaaaatcaccAGCACCATCATCTaatgattcaaattcaaataatcaacCAGTTATCATTGGTGATTGGAAAGAATATAAAACAGATAAAGgtcaaaaatattattataatacaaTCTCAGGTGTAAGACAATGGGATGCACCACCTGAATTTCAACAAAAATTagcttcaacaacaacatcaacatcaacatcatcaccacaaCTATCATCTAGTggttcaacaacaattacaactcCAATACAACCAATTACAACCTCAGcaacaccacaacaaccacaacaagtaaatagcaataataatagtaataataataataataataaagatttaaaagaatcTAAAGATTctaatataaatacaaataatttagatacacaacagcagcagcagcaacaacaacaacaacaacaacaacaacaacaacaacaaaataaagaagatccaattcaaacatttaaaaatttattaacagATAATTCAATTAGTTCAATATGTACATTTGAGAAAGCACTTAAATCAATTGCAAATGATGAGAGATATCAAGTTTTAAAGACAATGAGTGAACGAAAACAAGTATTTTTAGATTACCAAGTTGATAGAAAAAAAGTTGAACAAGAAGAaaagagaaagaaagaaaagaaagccAAAGAGGATTTCATTCAACTATTACGTGACAGTAAAGAGGTAACACCACTAATGTCATGGAGAAGAGCATCACTCTATTTCGAATCGGAACCACGTTGGGAAGCAATAGAGAGTGAACGTGAACGTGAATCATTATTACATGACCATATTCAAGAATTGGAACAACAagaaaagaatcaattaatgtcaattaaaaaagaacaaatgaaaattttacgTCAAAAATTAGAATTGGATCCTTCGATAACCGTTTTCACTCAATGGCGTAAAGTTAGAGATCAATTCGAAAATGATGATGTCTTTCAAGTACTTGATAAATTCGATTTCTTAAcagtatttgaaaatttcatACGTGAtttagaaaagaaattagatgatcaaaaaagattagaaaaagaaaaattaaaaaaagattcaagAAAAGATAGAGATAATTTTAGa gaattattaaatgaaaaatttaaaaatggtgaaTTACATGCATTAACAAAAtggaaaatatttaaattaaataatgaaaatcatcaatcatttattaatttaagtcaaaaatcaattggttcaacacctttagaattattttcaGATTTTAAGGATGAATTAGAGataaaatatgaaaatgattataaaaaattaaaagagatattaaaagaaacaaattttaaatattcaccTGAATCTACAACTTTAGAATCTTTAAAATCTGAATTTTCAAAAcattcaaattataatttaattcaagaatttaatttcttacCATATTTAGAATAT ttaaaatataaagaagAAAGTAGAGAAAAGAATTTagcaaagaaaaagaagaaaagaatttcacaatttaaaatattattaacagAAACtaaagtaataaataaatcatcacAATGGTCAGATATTCAACCAATTATTGAATCAAAGAAAGAGTATATAGATTTAGGTGATGACCAAGAACGTTTAAGAATATTTAAAGActatattgaatttttagtTCAAAATGCACtagatgaagaagaggatgGCAATGAAGAGGGTGAATTAGTTCTTTCACCAAAGAAACCATCAAATGATCAATCATCTTCAAAGAAAAGACGATcttatattgataatttagatgatgaagatCGTTATGGTACTGGTAGTGgaagtggtagtggtagtggaggtggtagtggtggtagtagtagtggaggtggtagtggtagagATAGCAGAGATAGCAGAGATAGAGATCGTGGTAGTGATAGAGGTGATAGAAGAGATGATAGAGACAGAGGTAGATCTTCAcataaaaaagagaaaagataa
- the srfD gene encoding hypothetical protein produces MGRKKIKIQRIPDERNRQVTFNKRKNGLIKKAMELALLCDSTVSLVIVNNSPNAKEKYFQYISSGLPSPMESIPDLGPEISQKFTDHDYDKIFNKKEKGDFNDDYIGGDTASHSEEEDHKSPSSTPELLGYNHHNHHHHHHQYNNNSNNNNNNHNNNHNNYNNSNNINGHNNHYNHNNLKLNSNNNNNNSQFNSSQHINKPILSIKPSQTQENHNHYNNYSSHLSNNNNNNNSSNNNNNSNNNNNNNNNNNTNNNNTNNNNNNNNNNNNNNNNNNNNNNNNNMSPIGSPPSKCQQVPAFDSTQATQALLSLHNASKLFCSSPEDTSPMTSPRTPPFSSTNTNTLQTSPNSQQKSKSLPPLIFNENNNQNNNNQNNNQNNNNNNSNNTNTNNNNQNNSSRSILLPPISLYNSNSNSNSSSTLTSPTSSSSNLNDDLFLKKRKLELIH; encoded by the exons atgggTAGAAAGAAAATTAAGATCCAAAGAATTCCAGACGAAAGAAATCGTCAAGTTACATTCAACAAAAGAAAGAATGGCTTAATTAAAAAGGCAATGGAATTGGCATTACTCTGTGACTCTACAGTTTCTCTTGTCATTGTAAATAATTCACCAAATGCCAAAGAGAAATATTTCCAATATATTAGTTCTGGTTTACCATCACCAATGGAATCAATTCCAGATTTGGGTCCAGAAATTTCCCAAAAGTTTACTGACCATGAc tatgataaaatatttaataaaaaagaaaaaggtgACTTTAATGATGACTATATTGGTGGCGATACAGCATCACACTCTGAAGAAGAGGATCATAAATCACCATCATCGACACCAGAATTATTAGGATACAATCAccataatcatcatcatcaccaccatcaatataataataatagtaataataataataataatcataataataaccataataactataataacagtaataatataaatggaCACAATAATCATTATAATCacaataatttgaaattaaatagtaataataataataataattctcaATTTAATAGCAGTCAACatataaataaaccaattttatcaataaaaCCATCCCAAACTCAAGAAAATCATaatcattataataattatagttCACAtttatctaataataataataataataacagtagcaataataataataatagcaacaacaacaacaataataataataataataatacaaacaataataatacaaataataataataataataataataataataataataataataataataataataataataataataataataatatgtcTCCAATTGGATCACCACCAAGCAAATGTCAACAAGTACCAGCATTTGATTCGACTCAAGCAACACAAGCTTTACTCTCTTTACATAATgcttcaaaattattttgctCATCACCAGAAGATACCTCACCAATGACATCACCAAGAACTCCACCATTTTCATCAACCAATACAAATACTTTACAAACATCACCAAATAGCcaacaaaaatcaaaatctttACCACCTCtcatttttaatgaaaataataatcaaaataataataatcaaaataataaccaaaataataataataataatagcaataatacgAACacgaataataataatcaaaataatagttCAAGAAGTATTTTATTACCTCCAATCAGTTtatataatagtaatagtaatagtaattctTCCTCAACTTTAACAAGTCCaacttcttcatcttcaaatctaaatgatgatttatttttgaagaaaagaaaattggaattgattcattaa
- a CDS encoding hypothetical protein (Similar to CSRP2 binding protein), translated as MSTKTKSEPNESQPTKTTEITPTNTTTTATTKASRLKASKAAAAAAAAAAAAAASLVSSPTNTTSTPTPTPTPSPTPSPSLTPTPSPSPTLPINNNNNNNNINTLNKPHIPYSNNFNSYHNGNTAYNNPSLNSNTTSFPPHPNYPSPYYYPNHPPHPTYHHPATSSTSTSNLSHSNSYNINPPTKRPYDSINYTYSSNTANSAYGHHPPPPPPSSSSSSSSSSSSSSSSSSSSMISDPINDHEKKKIKKMKSGPLLIAEEDFIANAFRNVPDKALTPELRRIKRKFIVRKQQRFCAIDNFNIDDKVYQGFSKIKKKEQKLNLYYEREEIPSFQPKTLQQQLSVLPSSTTSAVAATISNINNTLNTTTTNNNNNNNNNNNNNNNNNNNNNNNNNNNNNNNNNNNTTTTTTTTTTTPPPIVNNTNTNANINNNNNNNISSGGGGGRQTAPINSTNQIVNTVTCTVKPPIIPTTKTIDPPSLMSPLIAATLEQERLDAENLEKERKKKEKFEKERLEKEKLEKERLEKEKLEKEKERLLLLEKEKEKEKERLEKERQRQERRERKEKERLEKEILERQQQLENERLERERQQQQQQQIENERLEKLENQRLENERLEKLEKERLERERLEKERIEKERQERLEKERLHRESKEKERREKIKQEKIRTEKIKQEKLKQENEILEKLKSEPNQQTALYKYYHWVKSSSSSNNNSNNSNQNNNNNNKPKRPFQPLKELLYGRRQLLDPYVSPHTTRELKPFIRRDYESCPPKLQQLRELYQFFKINGLMPPKTSPTIVSIYESSSSTSSSQEIYPIDYKYLTPELADRTNQFLCDHFWPGINVDDILEYPDFTVVALYRSMIIGCGLMNPDGYIMFISVHPEWQACGIASFMLYHLTQTMIGKDITLHASVNNSALILYQKFGFKPEEFINNFYDKYYSDDSGKSKNAYLLRLRR; from the exons ATGTCAACCAAAACAAAAAGTGAACCAAACGAATCTCAGCCAACGAAAACAACAGAGATTACACCAACAAATACAACTACTACAGCAACAACTAAAGCAAGTAGATTAAAAGCATCAAAAGCAGCTGCTGCCGCCGCcgcagcagcagcagcagcgGCAGCATCATTGGTATCTTCaccaacaaatacaacaagtACACCAactccaacaccaacaccatcaccaacaccatcaccatcactaacaccaacaccatcaccatcaccaactcTACCtattaacaacaacaacaacaacaacaatatcaatacACTTAATAAACCACATATACcctattcaaataattttaatagttaTCATAATGGTAATACGGCATATAATAATCCAagtttaaatagtaatactACTAGTTTCCCACCACACCCTAATTACCCCTCACCATATTATTACCCTAATCACCCACCACATCCTACTTATCACCATCCTGcgacatcatcaacatcaacatcaaacCTAAGTCATAGTAATTCATATAACATAAATCCACCAACGAAAAGACCATATGATAGTATAAATTATACATATTCCAGTAACACAGCCAATAGTGCGTATGGACATCACccgccaccaccaccaccatcatcttcttcttcatcttcatcatcttcttcatcttcatcctcatcatcatcttcttcaatgATTAGCGACCCAATAAATGAtcatgaaaaaaagaaaataaaaaaaatgaaatcgGGACCATTGTTAATAGCAGAAGAGGATTTTATAGCAAATGCGTTTAGGAATGTTCCAGATAAAGCATTAACACCAGAATTGAGAAGAATAAAGAGGAAATTTATAGTTAGGAAGCAACAAAGATTTTGTGccattgataattttaatatcgaTGATAAAGTTTATCAAGGTTTTagtaaaataaagaaaaaagaacaaaaattaaatttatactATGAAAGAGAAGAAATACCAAGTTTTCAACCTAAAactttacaacaacaattatcagTATTACCAAGTTCTACAACTAGTGCAGTTGCAGCTACaatatcaaatattaataatactttaaataccactactaccaacaacaacaacaacaacaacaacaacaacaacaacaacaacaacaacaacaacaacaacaacaacaacaacaacaacaacaacaacaacaacaacaataacaacactactactacaacaactacaaccactACTACACCACCACCTATTGTAAATAACACAAACACAAAtgcaaatataaataataataataataataatatatcatcAGGAGGAGGAGGAGGGAGGCAAACAGCCCCGATCAACTCAACCAATCAAATAGTTAATACGGTAACATGTACAGTTAAACCACCAATTATTCCAACCACAAAAACTATTGATCCACCAAGTTTAATGTCACCATTAATTGCTGCAACATTAGAGCAAGAACGATTAGATGCagaaaatttagaaaaagaaagaaaaaaaaaagaaaaatttgaaaaagagagattagaaaaagagaaattagaaaaagaaagattagaaaaagagaaattagaaaaagaaaaggaaagattattattattagagaaagaaaaagaaaaagaaaaagaacgtTTAGAAAAAGAGAGACAAAGACAAGAAAgaagagaaagaaaagaaaaagaacgtTTAGAAAAAGAGATATTAGAAAGGcaacaacaattagaaaATGAAAGATTAGAAAGAGAGaggcaacaacaacaacaacaacaaatagaAAATGAACGTTTagagaaattagaaaatcAAAGATTAGAGAATGAACGTTTAGAGAAATTAGAAAAGGAAAGATTAGAAAGAGAACGTTTAGAAAAGGaaagaattgaaaaagaGAGACAAGAACGTCTAGAAAAGGAGAGATTACATAGAGAAtctaaagaaaaagagagaagggaaaaaattaaacaagaGAAAATTAGAACTGAGAAAATTAAacaagagaaattaaaacaagaGAATGAAATActagagaaattaaaatctgaACCAAATCAACAAACTgcattatataaatattatcattgggtaaaatcatcatcatcatcaaataataatagtaataatagtaatcaaaataataataataataataaaccaaaaagACCATTTCAaccattaaaagaattattatatGGAAGAAGGCAGTTGTTAGATCCTTATGTTAGTCCTCATACTACTAGAGAGTTAAAACCATTCATTCGTAGGGATTATGAATCGTGTCCTCCgaaattacaacaattacGTGAACTTTAtcaattctttaaaatcaatggTTTAATGCCACCAAAGACTTCACCAACAATTGTATCAATTTATgaatcatcttcttcaacttCCTCTTCACAAGAAATTTATCCAAttgattataaatatttaacacCAGAATTAGCTGATAGAACAAATCAATTCCTTTGTGATCATTTTTGGCCTGGTATAAATG tTGATGATATTTTAGAATATCCAGATTTTACAGTGGTGGCACTTTATAGGTCAATGATTATTGGGTGTGGATTGATGAATCCTGATGGTTATATTATGTTTATTTCGGTTCATCCAGAATGGCAAGCATGTGGTATTGCATCATTTATGTTGTATCATTTAACACAAACTATGATTGGTAAAGATATTACCCTTCATGCTTCCGTTAATAATAGTGCTTTAATTTTGTATCAAAAATTTGGTTTCAAACCTgaagaatttataaataatttttacgATAAATATTACAGTGATGATAGtggtaaatcaaaaaatgCGTATCTCCTTAGATTAAGAAGATAA
- the yipf5 gene encoding Yip1 domain-containing protein has product MNNNNSFNFIDSQYSTPQGAYYDNTGRMGGGGGMGGPTDSFDNELPLLEELGINFDHIRSKTLSVLNPLKKIDSHIMDDTDLGGPILFGLLLGFSLLMSGKIQFGYIYGLGLIGCVSMYIVLNLMSEKGIDIYRVISVLGYCLLPMIFLSFTSLIININGMVGYILIGFAIVWSTYSASKMFVKVLSMIDQRILVAYPVGLLYTGFALITAF; this is encoded by the exons atgaataataataatagttttaactTTATAGATTCACAATACTCTACACCACAAGGGGCCTATTATGATAATACAGGTAGAATgggtggtggaggtggtaTGGGGGGACCAACAGACTCTTTTGACAAtgaattaccattattagaAGAATTAGGTATAAATTTCGATCATATTAGATCAAAAACATTATCAGTATTAAATCCATTAAAGAAAATAGATTCACATATTATGGATGATACTGATTTAGGTGGtccaattttatttggtttattattaggtttttctttattaatg AGTGGTAAAATTCAGTTCGGATATATTTATGGATTAGGTTTAATTGGATGTGTATCAATGTATattgtattaaatttaatgagtGAAAAAGGAATTGATATTTATAGAGTAATCAGTGTTTTAGGTTACTGTCTTTTACCAATGATTTTCTTATCATTTActtctttaattattaatataaa TGGTATGGTTGGATACatattaattggttttgCAATTGTTTGGAGTACATATTCAGCATCAAAAATGTTTGTCAAAGTTTTATCAATGATTGATCAAAGAATATTAGTAGCATATCCAGTTGGTTTATTATATACTGGTTTTGCTCTCATTACtgctttttaa